In Microbacterium binotii, one DNA window encodes the following:
- a CDS encoding GIY-YIG nuclease family protein encodes MIRFADFMPVPAPERTKVKFNIRAGVGGAAAYDLLMADDPEPWLSMTRYRSRHQNNNMGRAEYVLAFAQYYPYGPEYFVFGGLFRVEPTVPETLGDDGYRLTPLDRYSEYVKRLIVKLNEPIGRNLYLRSYDNLQDGPLAPEVYELARDVKLGAFPGYQNVRLRHGDLQRIIANDEPSWKDALSSVKGVYVITDLSDGRLYVGSASGEANGLWQRWAGYANVADLTGGNRELELIKLTRGDGHIVEHFQYSILEIFDPKTRAETIVQRESFWKLALDSRAHGLNAN; translated from the coding sequence GTGATCCGATTCGCAGACTTCATGCCCGTGCCCGCCCCCGAACGCACGAAGGTGAAGTTCAACATCCGCGCAGGCGTGGGCGGCGCGGCCGCATACGACCTGCTGATGGCCGACGATCCCGAGCCCTGGCTGTCCATGACGCGGTACCGCTCGCGACACCAGAACAACAATATGGGCCGAGCGGAATATGTCCTGGCGTTCGCGCAGTACTACCCCTACGGACCCGAGTACTTCGTGTTCGGCGGCCTCTTCCGGGTCGAGCCGACCGTCCCCGAGACGCTCGGCGACGACGGCTATCGGCTCACCCCGCTCGACCGGTACTCGGAGTACGTGAAGCGCCTCATCGTGAAGCTGAACGAGCCCATCGGCCGCAACCTCTACCTCCGCTCCTACGACAACCTGCAGGACGGCCCCCTCGCCCCCGAGGTGTACGAGCTGGCCCGGGACGTGAAGCTCGGGGCCTTTCCCGGCTACCAGAACGTACGGCTGCGTCACGGGGACCTGCAGCGCATCATCGCGAACGACGAACCGAGCTGGAAGGACGCCCTCTCCAGCGTCAAGGGCGTGTACGTCATCACCGACCTCAGCGACGGGCGCCTCTATGTCGGCTCGGCGTCGGGTGAGGCGAACGGCCTCTGGCAGCGGTGGGCGGGCTACGCGAACGTCGCCGATCTGACCGGCGGCAACCGCGAGCTCGAGCTGATCAAGCTCACACGCGGCGACGGTCACATCGTCGAGCACTTCCAGTACTCGATCCTGGAGATCTTCGACCCCAAGACCCGCGCGGAGACCATCGTGCAGCGCGAGTCGTTCTGGAAGCTCGCCCTCGACAGCCGCGCTCACGGGCTCAACGCCAACTGA
- the uraH gene encoding hydroxyisourate hydrolase, producing MSHLTTHILDATAGTPAPNVAVTLHRHHEGGAIESVAEGFTDADGRLAIGPDLLEAGMYALTFATGAYFADRGVETFYPLATVTFTIADRPHYHVPLLLSPFAYSTYRGS from the coding sequence ATGAGCCACCTGACCACCCACATCCTCGACGCGACCGCCGGAACGCCGGCGCCGAACGTCGCGGTCACCCTGCACCGGCATCATGAGGGCGGTGCGATCGAGAGCGTCGCCGAGGGATTCACGGATGCGGACGGCCGTCTCGCGATCGGCCCGGACCTTCTCGAGGCGGGAATGTACGCACTGACGTTCGCGACCGGCGCGTACTTCGCCGACCGCGGCGTCGAGACCTTCTACCCTCTCGCGACGGTGACCTTCACGATCGCCGACCGGCCGCACTACCACGTGCCGCTGCTGCTGAGCCCGTTCGCGTACTCCACCTACCGGGGAAGCTGA
- the uraD gene encoding 2-oxo-4-hydroxy-4-carboxy-5-ureidoimidazoline decarboxylase, with protein sequence MQLDEFNALDAAEASLVVSVWAAVPGWVDAIVAARPFASIDALRSYAGDLAGVWSRADLDAALAHHPRIGEKPTGSGAEADASRKEQAAMSTAADDVAAAISAGNRAYEERFGRVFLIRAAGRSPQEMLAELHRRLGNDDDTEAREATAQLAEIALLRLDATIVADEAEPEEAE encoded by the coding sequence ATGCAACTGGACGAGTTCAACGCCCTCGACGCCGCCGAGGCGTCGCTGGTCGTGTCGGTGTGGGCGGCGGTGCCGGGCTGGGTCGACGCGATCGTCGCCGCGCGCCCCTTCGCCTCGATCGACGCCCTCCGCTCCTACGCCGGCGACCTCGCCGGCGTGTGGTCGCGGGCCGATCTGGATGCGGCGCTCGCACATCATCCGCGGATCGGGGAGAAGCCGACGGGCTCGGGCGCCGAGGCCGATGCGTCCCGGAAGGAACAGGCCGCGATGTCGACCGCGGCGGACGATGTGGCCGCCGCGATCTCCGCGGGCAACCGCGCGTACGAGGAGCGCTTCGGCCGCGTCTTCCTCATCCGCGCCGCGGGTCGCAGCCCCCAGGAGATGCTCGCCGAGCTGCACCGCAGACTCGGCAACGACGACGACACCGAAGCCCGTGAGGCGACCGCGCAGCTGGCCGAGATCGCGCTGCTGCGCCTGGACGCGACGATCGTCGCCGACGAGGCCGAACCGGAGGAGGCGGAATGA
- the allB gene encoding allantoinase AllB: MTTPAPAVIAARRVFLDGAFRPATVTVTDGRISAIGDFDPDAERALPDDLVLLPGLVDSHVHLNDPGRASWEGFDTGTAAAAAGGVTTVLDMPLNSIPVTTTPAALAEKRAAASGRIAVDVGYWGGAVPENIGRLRELAEAGVVGFKCFLSPSGIDEFGHLSAEQLDEVLTELAAFDGLLIVHAEHPAHLHADGALGVHYADFLASRPPASERAAIQLVIETARRTGARVHIVHVSDGTALDDVRAAKAEGVRITVETCPHYLTLDAAAVPDGAASFKCCPPIRDLANQDLLWQGVLDGTIDAIVSDHSPATPELKGEPDFGLAWGGISGLQTGLSSVHTRALERGIPLEAFLPLMTTGPARVGGLGSRGTIAVGEPAHLTVFAPDETFTVDAAALEYRNPLSPWHGASLTGVVAETWLHGEPVYRRGEGLLARTGRELIAAIDEERQ; encoded by the coding sequence ATGACGACCCCCGCACCCGCCGTCATCGCGGCGCGACGTGTGTTCCTCGACGGGGCCTTCCGCCCCGCCACCGTGACCGTGACCGATGGGCGCATCAGCGCGATCGGCGATTTCGATCCGGATGCGGAACGCGCTCTGCCGGACGACCTCGTGCTGCTGCCGGGTCTCGTCGACTCGCACGTGCATCTGAACGATCCGGGTCGGGCGAGCTGGGAGGGCTTCGACACGGGGACGGCGGCGGCGGCCGCGGGCGGTGTCACGACCGTGCTCGACATGCCGCTCAACAGCATTCCGGTCACCACGACCCCCGCGGCCCTGGCGGAGAAGCGGGCCGCTGCGAGCGGACGCATCGCCGTCGATGTGGGCTACTGGGGCGGCGCCGTACCGGAGAACATCGGCCGCCTACGGGAGCTCGCCGAGGCGGGCGTCGTCGGCTTCAAGTGCTTCCTCTCGCCGTCGGGCATCGACGAGTTCGGACACCTCAGCGCGGAGCAGCTCGATGAGGTGCTCACCGAGCTCGCCGCCTTCGACGGACTGCTCATCGTCCACGCCGAGCACCCCGCGCACCTGCACGCCGACGGCGCGCTCGGTGTGCACTACGCGGACTTCCTCGCCTCCCGCCCGCCCGCCAGCGAGCGGGCAGCGATCCAGCTCGTGATCGAGACCGCGCGGCGCACGGGTGCGCGCGTGCACATCGTGCACGTCTCCGACGGCACGGCGCTCGACGACGTCAGGGCGGCCAAGGCCGAGGGCGTGCGGATCACCGTCGAGACGTGCCCGCACTATCTGACCCTGGATGCGGCGGCCGTTCCCGACGGCGCCGCATCCTTCAAGTGCTGCCCGCCGATCCGCGACCTCGCCAATCAGGACCTGCTCTGGCAGGGCGTCCTCGACGGCACGATCGACGCGATCGTCAGCGACCACTCGCCCGCGACCCCGGAGCTCAAGGGCGAGCCGGACTTCGGCCTTGCGTGGGGCGGGATCTCGGGCCTGCAGACGGGGCTGTCGAGCGTGCACACCAGAGCGCTCGAGCGCGGCATCCCGCTCGAGGCGTTCCTGCCGCTCATGACGACGGGGCCGGCGCGTGTCGGCGGACTCGGCTCCCGCGGCACGATCGCCGTCGGCGAACCCGCCCACCTGACCGTCTTCGCGCCCGATGAGACGTTCACGGTGGATGCCGCTGCCCTCGAGTACCGCAATCCGCTCTCGCCGTGGCACGGAGCGAGCCTCACGGGCGTCGTCGCCGAGACGTGGCTGCACGGCGAGCCGGTGTACCGTCGCGGCGAGGGTCTGCTCGCGCGCACCGGACGCGAGCTGATCGCGGCAATCGACGAGGAGCGCCAGTGA
- a CDS encoding acetamidase/formamidase family protein: MSTPILQPGVGDVTGEHYLPAAVENVFWGRLPCATDAPVLRIEPGATVTVDTVSHEGILEDQGKDPRAFFGAHGVAAEQVLEDAVAIAASLSRDVMADGPHVVTGPIHVAGAEPGDLLQITVVRLEPRVPYGVISNRHGKGALVGELPRGERNVSVFTPVVEQDGALVGTLPLVEGGPVAVTFPLAPFLGTMGVAVAGEDRPHSVPPGAHGGNIDIKLLTEGAVLYLPVQVAGALAYVGDPHFAQGDGEVALTALEASLRATLRFDVVPRAVALAEFGELLGPLVRTDEYLVPTGLDPDLGEAMRRCVRAALTLLQARYGMAEHLAYAYLSAATDFDISQVVDIVCGVHARIREADFANAPSMTDAEGRA, encoded by the coding sequence GTGAGCACACCCATCCTGCAGCCGGGCGTCGGCGACGTCACGGGCGAGCACTACCTTCCCGCCGCCGTCGAGAACGTGTTCTGGGGCCGGCTGCCCTGCGCGACCGACGCTCCGGTGCTGCGGATCGAACCCGGCGCCACCGTCACGGTCGACACCGTGAGCCACGAGGGGATCCTCGAGGATCAGGGCAAGGATCCCCGCGCCTTCTTCGGCGCGCACGGCGTCGCCGCCGAGCAGGTGCTCGAGGATGCGGTGGCGATCGCCGCATCCCTCTCGCGCGACGTGATGGCCGACGGCCCGCACGTCGTGACCGGGCCCATCCATGTCGCCGGCGCCGAACCGGGCGACCTGCTGCAGATCACGGTCGTGCGGCTCGAGCCGCGGGTGCCCTACGGCGTGATCAGCAACCGTCACGGCAAGGGCGCGCTCGTGGGCGAGCTGCCTCGCGGCGAGCGCAACGTGAGCGTGTTCACCCCCGTCGTCGAGCAGGACGGCGCTCTCGTGGGCACGTTGCCGCTCGTCGAGGGGGGACCGGTGGCGGTGACCTTCCCGCTCGCGCCGTTCCTGGGCACGATGGGTGTGGCCGTCGCAGGCGAGGACCGCCCGCACTCCGTGCCGCCCGGAGCGCACGGCGGCAACATCGACATCAAGCTGCTGACCGAGGGTGCCGTGCTGTACCTGCCGGTCCAGGTCGCGGGCGCGCTCGCGTACGTCGGCGATCCGCACTTCGCGCAGGGCGACGGCGAGGTCGCGCTCACCGCGCTTGAGGCGTCACTGCGGGCCACGCTGCGGTTCGACGTCGTGCCGCGCGCGGTCGCGCTGGCGGAGTTCGGCGAGCTCCTCGGACCGCTCGTGCGCACCGACGAGTACCTCGTTCCGACGGGGCTGGACCCCGACCTCGGCGAGGCGATGCGTCGCTGCGTACGCGCGGCCCTCACCCTGCTCCAGGCGCGGTACGGCATGGCCGAGCACCTCGCCTACGCGTACCTCTCCGCCGCGACCGACTTCGACATCTCGCAGGTGGTGGACATCGTGTGCGGTGTGCACGCCCGCATCCGGGAGGCGGACTTCGCGAATGCACCTTCCATGACGGATGCGGAGGGCCGGGCATGA
- a CDS encoding AtzH-like domain-containing protein — protein sequence MSEIPADLRAAFDRYERAILDNDLAVLDEMFAPGDETLRGDAAGLLVGHDVISAFRGVRGGVAPRTIQRIEYRPLADDLALLVSVSRFTGGGTGLQTQLWRRGGSGWVIEAAHVTGKAQALDRSVWRTVGDPLWQGAWEGPLEGLNVAVKDLFAIKGYRIGAGNPTFLETARPESTTAPAVADLLRGGASLRGIARTDEFAYSIAGDNAHYGTPPNGALPGALPGGSSSGPASAVATGQAEVGLATDTAGSVRVPASYQGLWGLRTTHNLVPRQGMLPLAQSFDTIGWLTRDGSTLQRVVDWCLSYDGSESTESVFGESAGDLPWRFVIPEDVLTHVEPDTRAAFDAYVERLAASERAPEIETVSIGDLDEYFEPFRTVQAAEAWRNNREWLRAHPGSTGAAVAERFRIASEVTAEAERIARQALEPLRERVHSLLQNAVLLLPTVPGPAPMRTSDPAKVDAVRQATLRMTTPAAVAGTPALSIPLLTVRSQLGPAPVGVCLVSRSGTDIALVRLGRRLAAL from the coding sequence ATGAGCGAGATCCCCGCCGACCTCCGGGCCGCCTTCGACCGCTACGAGCGGGCGATCCTCGACAACGACCTCGCGGTGCTCGACGAGATGTTCGCGCCCGGCGACGAGACGCTGCGCGGGGATGCGGCCGGGCTGCTCGTCGGCCACGACGTGATCAGCGCCTTCCGGGGTGTGCGCGGCGGAGTCGCGCCGCGGACGATCCAGCGCATCGAGTACCGGCCGCTCGCCGACGACCTCGCCCTGCTCGTCTCGGTGTCGCGCTTCACCGGCGGCGGCACGGGGCTGCAGACCCAGCTGTGGCGGCGCGGCGGAAGCGGATGGGTCATCGAGGCCGCGCACGTGACGGGCAAGGCCCAGGCGCTCGACCGGTCGGTCTGGCGCACGGTCGGCGACCCGCTGTGGCAGGGCGCATGGGAGGGTCCGCTCGAGGGCCTCAACGTCGCCGTCAAAGACCTCTTCGCCATCAAGGGCTACCGCATCGGCGCGGGCAACCCGACCTTCCTCGAGACGGCGAGGCCCGAGTCCACCACGGCTCCCGCCGTCGCCGATCTGCTGCGCGGCGGGGCGTCGCTGCGCGGCATCGCGCGCACCGACGAGTTCGCCTACTCGATCGCGGGGGACAACGCGCACTACGGCACCCCTCCCAACGGTGCGCTCCCGGGCGCGCTGCCGGGCGGATCGTCGAGCGGACCCGCATCCGCCGTCGCGACAGGGCAGGCGGAGGTGGGACTCGCGACCGACACCGCGGGGTCCGTGCGCGTGCCCGCTTCGTACCAGGGCCTGTGGGGCCTGCGAACGACTCACAACCTCGTACCGCGGCAGGGGATGCTGCCTCTCGCGCAGTCCTTCGACACGATCGGCTGGCTCACGCGCGACGGCAGCACCCTTCAGCGGGTGGTCGACTGGTGCCTGAGCTACGACGGCTCCGAGTCGACCGAGAGCGTCTTCGGCGAATCCGCGGGCGACCTGCCCTGGCGCTTCGTCATCCCCGAGGACGTGCTGACCCACGTCGAGCCCGACACCCGGGCGGCGTTCGACGCCTACGTGGAGCGGCTCGCCGCATCCGAGAGGGCGCCGGAGATCGAGACGGTCTCGATCGGCGATCTCGACGAGTACTTCGAACCGTTCCGCACCGTGCAGGCGGCGGAGGCCTGGCGCAACAACCGCGAGTGGCTCCGGGCCCACCCGGGATCCACGGGGGCGGCGGTCGCCGAGCGGTTCCGCATCGCCAGCGAGGTCACGGCCGAGGCGGAGCGCATCGCTCGCCAGGCGCTCGAGCCGCTCCGCGAGCGCGTGCACTCCCTCCTGCAGAACGCCGTGCTGCTGCTGCCCACGGTGCCCGGTCCCGCCCCGATGCGCACGTCGGATCCGGCGAAGGTGGACGCGGTGCGTCAGGCGACGCTGCGCATGACGACGCCCGCGGCCGTCGCCGGCACCCCCGCCCTCTCGATCCCGCTGCTCACCGTCCGCTCGCAGCTCGGCCCCGCGCCCGTCGGGGTCTGCCTCGTCTCGCGCAGCGGCACCGACATCGCCCTCGTCCGCCTCGGACGCCGCCTCGCGGCGCTCTGA
- a CDS encoding pyridoxal-phosphate-dependent aminotransferase family protein has protein sequence MTDTLPIDPPARLLMGPGPISAYPSVLRAMSAPLVGQYDPFMTHTMNETQELYRQVWATENEATLLVDGTSRAGIEAAIVSLVRPGDRVLVPVFGRFGHLLAEIAERALAEVHTIETEWGQVFTPAAIEEAVVRVKPTLLALVQGDTSTTMLQPLEEIGEICRAHGVLFYSDATASLGGNAFEADAWGLDAATAGLQKCLGGPSGSAPITLSERAVEVIRSRKRIEAGIREAGDEDAPDFVRSNYFDLGMILDYWGPRRLNHHTEATSMLYGARECARLLLLEGREAVIARHELAGRAMLAGVEALGLAVFGDVAHKMSNVVAVYIPEGVPGDAARTAMLEDFGIEIGTSFGPLHGKVWRIGTMGYNARKDTVLTTLAALEAVLRRHGVAVPAGGGVEAASDVFAGRA, from the coding sequence ATGACCGACACCCTCCCCATCGATCCGCCCGCACGCCTGCTCATGGGACCGGGCCCCATCTCCGCCTACCCGTCCGTGCTGCGCGCCATGTCGGCGCCACTCGTGGGCCAGTACGACCCGTTCATGACCCACACGATGAACGAGACGCAGGAGCTGTACCGGCAGGTGTGGGCCACCGAGAACGAGGCGACCCTGCTCGTCGACGGCACGTCCCGCGCCGGCATCGAGGCCGCGATCGTGAGCCTCGTGCGCCCCGGCGACCGCGTGCTCGTGCCCGTGTTCGGACGCTTCGGGCATCTGCTGGCAGAGATCGCCGAACGCGCGCTCGCCGAGGTGCACACGATCGAGACCGAGTGGGGTCAGGTCTTCACCCCCGCGGCGATCGAAGAGGCCGTCGTGCGCGTCAAGCCGACGCTCCTCGCGCTCGTGCAGGGCGACACCTCGACCACGATGCTGCAGCCGCTGGAGGAGATCGGCGAGATCTGCCGCGCGCACGGCGTGCTCTTCTACTCCGACGCCACCGCATCCCTCGGCGGCAACGCGTTCGAGGCCGACGCCTGGGGGCTGGATGCGGCGACCGCCGGTCTGCAGAAGTGCCTGGGCGGCCCGAGCGGCTCCGCTCCGATCACCCTCAGCGAGCGCGCCGTCGAGGTCATCCGCTCCCGCAAGCGGATCGAGGCCGGCATCCGCGAGGCGGGCGACGAGGACGCCCCGGACTTCGTGCGCTCCAACTACTTCGACCTCGGCATGATCCTCGACTACTGGGGTCCGCGCCGATTGAACCATCACACCGAGGCGACGAGCATGCTCTACGGCGCCCGCGAGTGCGCGCGCCTCCTGCTCCTCGAGGGCCGCGAGGCGGTGATCGCCCGGCACGAGCTCGCCGGCCGCGCGATGCTCGCCGGCGTCGAGGCTCTTGGCCTCGCCGTCTTCGGAGACGTCGCGCACAAGATGAGCAACGTGGTGGCCGTGTACATCCCCGAGGGCGTGCCCGGCGATGCCGCACGCACCGCGATGCTCGAGGACTTCGGCATCGAGATCGGCACGTCCTTCGGTCCGCTGCACGGCAAGGTGTGGCGCATCGGCACGATGGGCTACAACGCCCGCAAGGACACGGTGCTCACGACCCTCGCCGCCCTCGAGGCGGTGCTGCGTCGGCACGGCGTCGCCGTTCCCGCCGGCGGCGGCGTGGAGGCCGCATCCGACGTCTTCGCGGGGCGCGCATGA